A single window of Channa argus isolate prfri chromosome 10, Channa argus male v1.0, whole genome shotgun sequence DNA harbors:
- the septin6 gene encoding septin-6 isoform X3: MASTEIARQAGEGARAVPLSGHVGFDSMPDQLVNKSVNHGFCFNILCVGETGLGKSTLMDTLFNTKFEGEPTQHNQPGVTLKSNTYELQESNVRLKLTMVNTVGFGDQINKEDSYKSIVEFIDAQFEAYLQEELKIKRTLHSYHDTRIHACLYFIAPTGHSLKSLDLVTMKKLDSKVNIIPIIAKSDAISKSELAKFKIKITSELVSNGVQIYQFPTDDESVAEINSTMNSHLPFAVVGSTEEVKIGNKMVKARQYPWGTVQVENENHCDFVKLREMLIRVNMEDLREQTHTRHYELYRRCKLEEMGFKDTDPDSKPFSLQETYEAKRNEFMGELQKKEEEMRQMFVQRVKEKEAELKEAEKELHEKFDRLKKLHQDEKKKLEEKKKSLDDEVNTFKQKKTAAELLQNQAQQAGGSTTLKRDKERKN, translated from the exons ATGGCGTCAACCGAGATAGCAAGGCAAGCG GGTGAAGGTGCTCGTGCTGTTCCTCTGTCAGGCCATGTTGGCTTTGACAGTATGCCTGACCAGCTGGTCAACAAGTCTGTAAACCACGGATTCTGCTTTAACATTCTCTGTGTTG GGGAGACGGGTCTGGGGAAGTCCACCCTCATGGACACATTGTTCAACACCAAGTTTGAGGGTGAGCCAACACAGCACAACCAACCGGGAGTCACCCTGAAGTCCAACACGTATGAACTCCAGGAGAGTAATGTTCGTCTCAAACTCACAATGGTCAACACTGTGGGCTTTGGagaccaaataaataaagaagacag CTACAAATCTATTGTGGAGTTTATCGATGCCCAGTTTGAAGCATATCTACAGGAGGAACTGAAAATCAAGCGCACATTACATAGCTACCATGATACTCGCATCCATGCATGCCTGTATTTCATCGCTCCCACAGGACACTCCCTGAAATCCCTGGACTTGGTGACCATGAAGAAACTTGATAGCAAG GTCAATATTATTCCAATCATTGCAAAGTCAGATGCAATCTCAAAGAGTGAACTGGCcaagttcaaaatcaaaatcaccAGTGAGTTGGTCAGCAATGGAGTGCAGATCTACCAGTTCCCCACTGATGATGAGTCTGTTGCAGAGATCAACTCTACCATGAAT AGTCATTTGCCATTTGCTGTGGTTGGTAGCACGGAGGAAGTGAAGATTGGGAACAAGATGGTAAAGGCCCGGCAGTACCCCTGGGGGACAGTGCAGG TGGAAAATGAGAATCACTGTGACTTTGTCAAGCTGCGAGAAATGCTGATCAGAGTGAACATGGAGGACCTGCGAGAACAGACTCACACACGTCATTATGAGCTCTACCGTCGCTGCAAACTGGAGGAGATGGGATTTAAGGACACAGACCCTGACAGCAAGCCTTTCAG TCTCCAGGAGACGTATGAAGCAAAGAGGAATGAGTTCATGGGTGAGCTGcagaagaaggaggaagaaatgAGGCAAATGTTTGTCCAAAGAGTTAAAGAGAAAGAAGCTGAGCttaaagaagcagagaaagag CTACACGAGAAGTTTGATCGTTTGAAGAAGCTCCACCAggatgagaaaaagaaactggaggaaaagaagaagtctCTTGATGATGAGGTcaacacattcaaacaaaaaaagactgcTGCAGAGCTCttgcagaaccaggctcagcaGGCAGGGGGATCTACCACACTCAAGAGGgataaagagaggaaaaa
- the septin6 gene encoding septin-6 isoform X2, whose translation MASTEIARQAGEGARAVPLSGHVGFDSMPDQLVNKSVNHGFCFNILCVGETGLGKSTLMDTLFNTKFEGEPTQHNQPGVTLKSNTYELQESNVRLKLTMVNTVGFGDQINKEDSYKSIVEFIDAQFEAYLQEELKIKRTLHSYHDTRIHACLYFIAPTGHSLKSLDLVTMKKLDSKVNIIPIIAKSDAISKSELAKFKIKITSELVSNGVQIYQFPTDDESVAEINSTMNSHLPFAVVGSTEEVKIGNKMVKARQYPWGTVQVENENHCDFVKLREMLIRVNMEDLREQTHTRHYELYRRCKLEEMGFKDTDPDSKPFSLQETYEAKRNEFMGELQKKEEEMRQMFVQRVKEKEAELKEAEKELHEKFDRLKKLHQDEKKKLEEKKKSLDDEVNTFKQKKTAAELLQNQAQQAGGSTTLKRDKERKNFF comes from the exons ATGGCGTCAACCGAGATAGCAAGGCAAGCG GGTGAAGGTGCTCGTGCTGTTCCTCTGTCAGGCCATGTTGGCTTTGACAGTATGCCTGACCAGCTGGTCAACAAGTCTGTAAACCACGGATTCTGCTTTAACATTCTCTGTGTTG GGGAGACGGGTCTGGGGAAGTCCACCCTCATGGACACATTGTTCAACACCAAGTTTGAGGGTGAGCCAACACAGCACAACCAACCGGGAGTCACCCTGAAGTCCAACACGTATGAACTCCAGGAGAGTAATGTTCGTCTCAAACTCACAATGGTCAACACTGTGGGCTTTGGagaccaaataaataaagaagacag CTACAAATCTATTGTGGAGTTTATCGATGCCCAGTTTGAAGCATATCTACAGGAGGAACTGAAAATCAAGCGCACATTACATAGCTACCATGATACTCGCATCCATGCATGCCTGTATTTCATCGCTCCCACAGGACACTCCCTGAAATCCCTGGACTTGGTGACCATGAAGAAACTTGATAGCAAG GTCAATATTATTCCAATCATTGCAAAGTCAGATGCAATCTCAAAGAGTGAACTGGCcaagttcaaaatcaaaatcaccAGTGAGTTGGTCAGCAATGGAGTGCAGATCTACCAGTTCCCCACTGATGATGAGTCTGTTGCAGAGATCAACTCTACCATGAAT AGTCATTTGCCATTTGCTGTGGTTGGTAGCACGGAGGAAGTGAAGATTGGGAACAAGATGGTAAAGGCCCGGCAGTACCCCTGGGGGACAGTGCAGG TGGAAAATGAGAATCACTGTGACTTTGTCAAGCTGCGAGAAATGCTGATCAGAGTGAACATGGAGGACCTGCGAGAACAGACTCACACACGTCATTATGAGCTCTACCGTCGCTGCAAACTGGAGGAGATGGGATTTAAGGACACAGACCCTGACAGCAAGCCTTTCAG TCTCCAGGAGACGTATGAAGCAAAGAGGAATGAGTTCATGGGTGAGCTGcagaagaaggaggaagaaatgAGGCAAATGTTTGTCCAAAGAGTTAAAGAGAAAGAAGCTGAGCttaaagaagcagagaaagag CTACACGAGAAGTTTGATCGTTTGAAGAAGCTCCACCAggatgagaaaaagaaactggaggaaaagaagaagtctCTTGATGATGAGGTcaacacattcaaacaaaaaaagactgcTGCAGAGCTCttgcagaaccaggctcagcaGGCAGGGGGATCTACCACACTCAAGAGGgataaagagaggaaaaa
- the septin6 gene encoding septin-6 isoform X1, producing MASTEIARQAGEGARAVPLSGHVGFDSMPDQLVNKSVNHGFCFNILCVGETGLGKSTLMDTLFNTKFEGEPTQHNQPGVTLKSNTYELQESNVRLKLTMVNTVGFGDQINKEDSYKSIVEFIDAQFEAYLQEELKIKRTLHSYHDTRIHACLYFIAPTGHSLKSLDLVTMKKLDSKVNIIPIIAKSDAISKSELAKFKIKITSELVSNGVQIYQFPTDDESVAEINSTMNSHLPFAVVGSTEEVKIGNKMVKARQYPWGTVQVENENHCDFVKLREMLIRVNMEDLREQTHTRHYELYRRCKLEEMGFKDTDPDSKPFSLQETYEAKRNEFMGELQKKEEEMRQMFVQRVKEKEAELKEAEKELHEKFDRLKKLHQDEKKKLEEKKKSLDDEVNTFKQKKTAAELLQNQAQQAGGSTTLKRDKERKNLGSM from the exons ATGGCGTCAACCGAGATAGCAAGGCAAGCG GGTGAAGGTGCTCGTGCTGTTCCTCTGTCAGGCCATGTTGGCTTTGACAGTATGCCTGACCAGCTGGTCAACAAGTCTGTAAACCACGGATTCTGCTTTAACATTCTCTGTGTTG GGGAGACGGGTCTGGGGAAGTCCACCCTCATGGACACATTGTTCAACACCAAGTTTGAGGGTGAGCCAACACAGCACAACCAACCGGGAGTCACCCTGAAGTCCAACACGTATGAACTCCAGGAGAGTAATGTTCGTCTCAAACTCACAATGGTCAACACTGTGGGCTTTGGagaccaaataaataaagaagacag CTACAAATCTATTGTGGAGTTTATCGATGCCCAGTTTGAAGCATATCTACAGGAGGAACTGAAAATCAAGCGCACATTACATAGCTACCATGATACTCGCATCCATGCATGCCTGTATTTCATCGCTCCCACAGGACACTCCCTGAAATCCCTGGACTTGGTGACCATGAAGAAACTTGATAGCAAG GTCAATATTATTCCAATCATTGCAAAGTCAGATGCAATCTCAAAGAGTGAACTGGCcaagttcaaaatcaaaatcaccAGTGAGTTGGTCAGCAATGGAGTGCAGATCTACCAGTTCCCCACTGATGATGAGTCTGTTGCAGAGATCAACTCTACCATGAAT AGTCATTTGCCATTTGCTGTGGTTGGTAGCACGGAGGAAGTGAAGATTGGGAACAAGATGGTAAAGGCCCGGCAGTACCCCTGGGGGACAGTGCAGG TGGAAAATGAGAATCACTGTGACTTTGTCAAGCTGCGAGAAATGCTGATCAGAGTGAACATGGAGGACCTGCGAGAACAGACTCACACACGTCATTATGAGCTCTACCGTCGCTGCAAACTGGAGGAGATGGGATTTAAGGACACAGACCCTGACAGCAAGCCTTTCAG TCTCCAGGAGACGTATGAAGCAAAGAGGAATGAGTTCATGGGTGAGCTGcagaagaaggaggaagaaatgAGGCAAATGTTTGTCCAAAGAGTTAAAGAGAAAGAAGCTGAGCttaaagaagcagagaaagag CTACACGAGAAGTTTGATCGTTTGAAGAAGCTCCACCAggatgagaaaaagaaactggaggaaaagaagaagtctCTTGATGATGAGGTcaacacattcaaacaaaaaaagactgcTGCAGAGCTCttgcagaaccaggctcagcaGGCAGGGGGATCTACCACACTCAAGAGGgataaagagaggaaaaa